A genomic stretch from Limnobacter thiooxidans includes:
- the hisI gene encoding phosphoribosyl-AMP cyclohydrolase, whose translation MSKDVVITGNWLDSVCFDDRGLVSVVAQDHLTQRVLMVAWMNQEALQITAKTGFATYFSRSRGKLWHKGEESGNQQKVKEVRLDCDGDVLILMVEQVGGIACHTGRESCFYYALEDAAGESPKWVAKDPVLKDPSDMYGKK comes from the coding sequence ATGAGCAAGGATGTGGTGATCACCGGCAATTGGCTGGACAGCGTCTGTTTCGATGACAGGGGCCTTGTAAGCGTAGTGGCACAAGACCACCTGACTCAGCGCGTATTGATGGTGGCCTGGATGAATCAGGAAGCACTTCAAATTACAGCCAAGACGGGTTTTGCAACGTATTTTTCACGTTCGCGCGGTAAGCTGTGGCACAAGGGCGAAGAATCGGGCAATCAGCAAAAGGTCAAGGAAGTTCGCCTGGACTGCGATGGCGATGTGCTGATCCTGATGGTGGAGCAGGTGGGTGGTATCGCTTGCCACACCGGCCGTGAAAGCTGTTTTTACTATGCGCTGGAAGACGCAGCGGGCGAAAGCCCTAAATGGGTTGCGAAAGACCCAGTGCTGAAAGACCCTTCCGACATGTACGGCAAAAAATAG